Proteins from one Juglans microcarpa x Juglans regia isolate MS1-56 chromosome 1S, Jm3101_v1.0, whole genome shotgun sequence genomic window:
- the LOC121245778 gene encoding flowering time control protein FCA-like isoform X2 has translation MDGVGGGGFRPLSGAGGGFGANNHQAPLLSGQKRGFPFSDRGGSSPEHFDGGSFAKLFVGSVPRTATEEDIRPLFEVHGNVVEVALIKDKRTGLQQGCCFIKYATSEEADRAIRALHNQHTLPGGVGPIQVRYADGERERLGAVEYKLFVGSLNKHATEKEVEEIFSKYGRVEDVYLMRDNMKQSRGCGFVKYSHRDMAVAAINALNGIYTMRGCDQPLTVRFADPKRPRPGDSRGGPAFGGPGVGPRFQPPGARAGKNFGDPMGDRIPPNAWHPISPPNLRPPSNADIRGFGGQLFPRSSDMAVPLNPEKFQVGPLSGIDGVADSSHLRQAVTSQQSFNQSTPQLQPVGQQISPFQKPVQSPQHLPPSIQSHPQTSASYAQMQMPRASLQQLGHPQLPHSAGQTPFSQALPSQQLLGLGGQLSVSQPQVHQTASSAAVLPTPLDINLKPHSVSIVPNQLRPPASVLQQPPLQQPPSQLAQMLSQQTQTLQASFQSSQQAFSQLQQQLQLMQPSNQGLTSLQSSQAIKQQTQWAGIVPQIVASTLATTAPATDVPSSKSAAPVVPLLTQAVAPVKCNWTEHTSPDGYKYYHNGVTGESRWEKPEELALLEQKHHQKPQVQQPQAQSIPHVPSTQQVRQTQQLQMQAQLQTQHHHQQQLQQPTLSSLHQVSGVAGHQNIQDPGYTQLQVVAGSVNDPTRFQQASQEWMWKNKPAGT, from the exons ATGGACGGCGTTGGGGGAGGAGGTTTCAGGCCACTGAGCGGCGCTGGTGGAGGTTTCGGTGCAAATAATCATCAAGCTCCGCTGCTTTCGGGTCAGAAGCGAGGGTTCCCTTTCTCTGACCGCGGAGGCTCGTCACCAG AGCATTTTGATGGTGGCAGTTTTGCCAAACTTTTTGTTGGATCTGTTCCAAGGACAGCCACTGAGGAAGAT ATTCGCCCTTTGTTTGAAGTACATGGAAATGTTGTAGAGGTTGCTCTGATCAAAGATAAGAGAACAGGACTGCAACAAG GCtgttgttttataaaatatgccACCTCAGAAGAAGCTGATAGGGCCATAAGAGCATTGCACAATCAACATACTCTTCCCGGG GGAGTGGGTCCTATACAAGTCAGATATGCTGATGGAGAACGAGAACGCCTTG GTGCCGTTGAGTACAAATTGTTTGTCGGCTCGCTGAACAAACATGCTACGGAAAAGGAAGTTGAGGAA ATTTTTTCCAAGTATGGCAGAGTAGAAGATGTTTACCTCATGCGTGATAATATGAAGCAGAGTCGTG GATGTGGTTTTGTTAAATACTCTCACAGAGACATGGCAGTGGCAGCAATAAATGCTCTTAATGGAATCTATACAATGaga GGTTGTGATCAACCATTGACGGTCCGATTTGCTGATCCTAAGAGACCCAGGCCTGGAGATTCAAG gGGTGGTCCTGCATTTGGAGGTCCAGGTGTAGGTCCTCGTTTTCAGCCACCAGGGGCTAG AGCAGGAAAGAATTTTGGTGACCCTATGGGTGATAGAATTCCACCCAATGCTTGGCATCCAATCAGTCCACCTAATTTAAGGCCACCCTCTAATGCAGATATTCGTGGCTTTGGGGGCCAGTTGTTTCCTAGGTCTAGTGACATGGCAGTGCCTTTGAATCCG GAAAAATTCCAGGTTGGTCCTTTGAGTGGCATTGATGGCGTTGCTGATAGTTCCCATTTGAGACAGGCAGTTACATCGCAACAG AGTTTTAACCAGTCAACGCCACAACTTCAACCAGTCGGCCAGCAAATATCACCATTCCAGAAGCCTGTTCAGTCGCCTCAGCACTTGCCACCTTCCATTCAATCTCACCCTCAGACTTCAGCATCCTACGCACAAATGCAGATGCCCCGTGCATCACTACAGCAGCTTGGTCACCCACAGCTTCCTCATTCTGCCGGTCAAACCCCCTTTAGTCAAGCACTGCCATCTCAACAGTTGCTTGGTTTGGGTGGACAGCTGTCTGTTTCTCAACCTCAGGTTCACCAGACTGCTTCATCTGCTGCAGTCCTACCAACCCCTCTGGATATTAACCTAAAACCCCATTCTGTATCTATCGTTCCCAACCAATTGCGGCCTCCTGCTTCTGTGTTACAGCAACCACCTCTTCAGCAGCCGCCTTCTCAATTAGCTCAGATGCTGTCACAACAGACACAAACTCTGCAGGCAAGCTTTCAGTCGTCTCAGCAAGCATTCTCCCAACTGCAACAACAGTTGCAGCTGATGCAGCCATCAAATCAAGGTTTAACGTCACTGCAGAGTTCTCAGGCAATTAAACAGCAG ACTCAATGGGCTGGGATTGTACCACAGATAGTTGCCAGTACCCTAGCTACCACTGCACCAGCTACTGATGTGCCTTCATCCAAATCTGCTGCTCCTGTTGTACCTTTACTTACCCAGGCTGTGGCTCCTGTAAAATGTAACTGGACAGAGCACACCTCTCCTGATGGATACAAGTACTATCATAATGGTGTAACTGGTGAAAGCCGG TGGGAGAAACCTGAAGAGTTGGCATTATTAGAACAGAAGCATCATCAAAAACCACAAGTTCAGCAGCCTCAAGCCCAGTCTATCCCTCATGTTCCATCTACCCAGCAAGTTCGACAAACACAGCAGTTGCAGATGCAGGCTCAGCTTCAAACACAGCACCACCACCAGCAGCAGTTACAGCAGCCTACTTTGTCATCATTG CACCAGGTTTCTGGAGTTGCAGGTCACCAAAATATTCAG GATCCTGGTTATACACAATTACAGGTTGTAGCTGGTTCAGTGAATGACCCTACACGCTTCCAACAG GCTTCTCAGGAGTGGATGTGGAAGAATAAGCCAGCAG GAACTTGA
- the LOC121245778 gene encoding flowering time control protein FCA-like isoform X4, whose translation MDGVGGGGFRPLSGAGGGFGANNHQAPLLSGQKRGFPFSDRGGSSPEHFDGGSFAKLFVGSVPRTATEEDIRPLFEVHGNVVEVALIKDKRTGLQQGCCFIKYATSEEADRAIRALHNQHTLPGGVGPIQVRYADGERERLGAVEYKLFVGSLNKHATEKEVEEIFSKYGRVEDVYLMRDNMKQSRGCGFVKYSHRDMAVAAINALNGIYTMRGCDQPLTVRFADPKRPRPGDSRGGPAFGGPGVGPRFQPPGARAGKNFGDPMGDRIPPNAWHPISPPNLRPPSNADIRGFGGQLFPRSSDMAVPLNPEKFQVGPLSGIDGVADSSHLRQAVTSQQSFNQSTPQLQPVGQQISPFQKPVQSPQHLPPSIQSHPQTSASYAQMQMPRASLQQLGHPQLPHSAGQTPFSQALPSQQLLGLGGQLSVSQPQVHQTASSAAVLPTPLDINLKPHSVSIVPNQLRPPASVLQQPPLQQPPSQLAQMLSQQTQTLQASFQSSQQAFSQLQQQLQLMQPSNQGLTSLQSSQAIKQQTQWAGIVPQIVASTLATTAPATDVPSSKSAAPVVPLLTQAVAPVKCNWTEHTSPDGYKYYHNGVTGESRWEKPEELALLEQKHHQKPQVQQPQAQSIPHVPSTQQVRQTQQLQMQAQLQTQHHHQQQLQQPTLSSLHQVSGVAGHQNIQVVAGSVNDPTRFQQGLQASQEWMWKNKPAGT comes from the exons ATGGACGGCGTTGGGGGAGGAGGTTTCAGGCCACTGAGCGGCGCTGGTGGAGGTTTCGGTGCAAATAATCATCAAGCTCCGCTGCTTTCGGGTCAGAAGCGAGGGTTCCCTTTCTCTGACCGCGGAGGCTCGTCACCAG AGCATTTTGATGGTGGCAGTTTTGCCAAACTTTTTGTTGGATCTGTTCCAAGGACAGCCACTGAGGAAGAT ATTCGCCCTTTGTTTGAAGTACATGGAAATGTTGTAGAGGTTGCTCTGATCAAAGATAAGAGAACAGGACTGCAACAAG GCtgttgttttataaaatatgccACCTCAGAAGAAGCTGATAGGGCCATAAGAGCATTGCACAATCAACATACTCTTCCCGGG GGAGTGGGTCCTATACAAGTCAGATATGCTGATGGAGAACGAGAACGCCTTG GTGCCGTTGAGTACAAATTGTTTGTCGGCTCGCTGAACAAACATGCTACGGAAAAGGAAGTTGAGGAA ATTTTTTCCAAGTATGGCAGAGTAGAAGATGTTTACCTCATGCGTGATAATATGAAGCAGAGTCGTG GATGTGGTTTTGTTAAATACTCTCACAGAGACATGGCAGTGGCAGCAATAAATGCTCTTAATGGAATCTATACAATGaga GGTTGTGATCAACCATTGACGGTCCGATTTGCTGATCCTAAGAGACCCAGGCCTGGAGATTCAAG gGGTGGTCCTGCATTTGGAGGTCCAGGTGTAGGTCCTCGTTTTCAGCCACCAGGGGCTAG AGCAGGAAAGAATTTTGGTGACCCTATGGGTGATAGAATTCCACCCAATGCTTGGCATCCAATCAGTCCACCTAATTTAAGGCCACCCTCTAATGCAGATATTCGTGGCTTTGGGGGCCAGTTGTTTCCTAGGTCTAGTGACATGGCAGTGCCTTTGAATCCG GAAAAATTCCAGGTTGGTCCTTTGAGTGGCATTGATGGCGTTGCTGATAGTTCCCATTTGAGACAGGCAGTTACATCGCAACAG AGTTTTAACCAGTCAACGCCACAACTTCAACCAGTCGGCCAGCAAATATCACCATTCCAGAAGCCTGTTCAGTCGCCTCAGCACTTGCCACCTTCCATTCAATCTCACCCTCAGACTTCAGCATCCTACGCACAAATGCAGATGCCCCGTGCATCACTACAGCAGCTTGGTCACCCACAGCTTCCTCATTCTGCCGGTCAAACCCCCTTTAGTCAAGCACTGCCATCTCAACAGTTGCTTGGTTTGGGTGGACAGCTGTCTGTTTCTCAACCTCAGGTTCACCAGACTGCTTCATCTGCTGCAGTCCTACCAACCCCTCTGGATATTAACCTAAAACCCCATTCTGTATCTATCGTTCCCAACCAATTGCGGCCTCCTGCTTCTGTGTTACAGCAACCACCTCTTCAGCAGCCGCCTTCTCAATTAGCTCAGATGCTGTCACAACAGACACAAACTCTGCAGGCAAGCTTTCAGTCGTCTCAGCAAGCATTCTCCCAACTGCAACAACAGTTGCAGCTGATGCAGCCATCAAATCAAGGTTTAACGTCACTGCAGAGTTCTCAGGCAATTAAACAGCAG ACTCAATGGGCTGGGATTGTACCACAGATAGTTGCCAGTACCCTAGCTACCACTGCACCAGCTACTGATGTGCCTTCATCCAAATCTGCTGCTCCTGTTGTACCTTTACTTACCCAGGCTGTGGCTCCTGTAAAATGTAACTGGACAGAGCACACCTCTCCTGATGGATACAAGTACTATCATAATGGTGTAACTGGTGAAAGCCGG TGGGAGAAACCTGAAGAGTTGGCATTATTAGAACAGAAGCATCATCAAAAACCACAAGTTCAGCAGCCTCAAGCCCAGTCTATCCCTCATGTTCCATCTACCCAGCAAGTTCGACAAACACAGCAGTTGCAGATGCAGGCTCAGCTTCAAACACAGCACCACCACCAGCAGCAGTTACAGCAGCCTACTTTGTCATCATTG CACCAGGTTTCTGGAGTTGCAGGTCACCAAAATATTCAG GTTGTAGCTGGTTCAGTGAATGACCCTACACGCTTCCAACAG GGCCTTCAGGCTTCTCAGGAGTGGATGTGGAAGAATAAGCCAGCAG GAACTTGA
- the LOC121245778 gene encoding flowering time control protein FCA-like isoform X3 — translation MDGVGGGGFRPLSGAGGGFGANNHQAPLLSGQKRGFPFSDRGGSSPEHFDGGSFAKLFVGSVPRTATEEDIRPLFEVHGNVVEVALIKDKRTGLQQGCCFIKYATSEEADRAIRALHNQHTLPGGVGPIQVRYADGERERLGAVEYKLFVGSLNKHATEKEVEEIFSKYGRVEDVYLMRDNMKQSRGCGFVKYSHRDMAVAAINALNGIYTMRGCDQPLTVRFADPKRPRPGDSRGGPAFGGPGVGPRFQPPGARAGKNFGDPMGDRIPPNAWHPISPPNLRPPSNADIRGFGGQLFPRSSDMAVPLNPVGPLSGIDGVADSSHLRQAVTSQQSFNQSTPQLQPVGQQISPFQKPVQSPQHLPPSIQSHPQTSASYAQMQMPRASLQQLGHPQLPHSAGQTPFSQALPSQQLLGLGGQLSVSQPQVHQTASSAAVLPTPLDINLKPHSVSIVPNQLRPPASVLQQPPLQQPPSQLAQMLSQQTQTLQASFQSSQQAFSQLQQQLQLMQPSNQGLTSLQSSQAIKQQTQWAGIVPQIVASTLATTAPATDVPSSKSAAPVVPLLTQAVAPVKCNWTEHTSPDGYKYYHNGVTGESRWEKPEELALLEQKHHQKPQVQQPQAQSIPHVPSTQQVRQTQQLQMQAQLQTQHHHQQQLQQPTLSSLHQVSGVAGHQNIQDPGYTQLQVVAGSVNDPTRFQQGLQASQEWMWKNKPAGT, via the exons ATGGACGGCGTTGGGGGAGGAGGTTTCAGGCCACTGAGCGGCGCTGGTGGAGGTTTCGGTGCAAATAATCATCAAGCTCCGCTGCTTTCGGGTCAGAAGCGAGGGTTCCCTTTCTCTGACCGCGGAGGCTCGTCACCAG AGCATTTTGATGGTGGCAGTTTTGCCAAACTTTTTGTTGGATCTGTTCCAAGGACAGCCACTGAGGAAGAT ATTCGCCCTTTGTTTGAAGTACATGGAAATGTTGTAGAGGTTGCTCTGATCAAAGATAAGAGAACAGGACTGCAACAAG GCtgttgttttataaaatatgccACCTCAGAAGAAGCTGATAGGGCCATAAGAGCATTGCACAATCAACATACTCTTCCCGGG GGAGTGGGTCCTATACAAGTCAGATATGCTGATGGAGAACGAGAACGCCTTG GTGCCGTTGAGTACAAATTGTTTGTCGGCTCGCTGAACAAACATGCTACGGAAAAGGAAGTTGAGGAA ATTTTTTCCAAGTATGGCAGAGTAGAAGATGTTTACCTCATGCGTGATAATATGAAGCAGAGTCGTG GATGTGGTTTTGTTAAATACTCTCACAGAGACATGGCAGTGGCAGCAATAAATGCTCTTAATGGAATCTATACAATGaga GGTTGTGATCAACCATTGACGGTCCGATTTGCTGATCCTAAGAGACCCAGGCCTGGAGATTCAAG gGGTGGTCCTGCATTTGGAGGTCCAGGTGTAGGTCCTCGTTTTCAGCCACCAGGGGCTAG AGCAGGAAAGAATTTTGGTGACCCTATGGGTGATAGAATTCCACCCAATGCTTGGCATCCAATCAGTCCACCTAATTTAAGGCCACCCTCTAATGCAGATATTCGTGGCTTTGGGGGCCAGTTGTTTCCTAGGTCTAGTGACATGGCAGTGCCTTTGAATCCG GTTGGTCCTTTGAGTGGCATTGATGGCGTTGCTGATAGTTCCCATTTGAGACAGGCAGTTACATCGCAACAG AGTTTTAACCAGTCAACGCCACAACTTCAACCAGTCGGCCAGCAAATATCACCATTCCAGAAGCCTGTTCAGTCGCCTCAGCACTTGCCACCTTCCATTCAATCTCACCCTCAGACTTCAGCATCCTACGCACAAATGCAGATGCCCCGTGCATCACTACAGCAGCTTGGTCACCCACAGCTTCCTCATTCTGCCGGTCAAACCCCCTTTAGTCAAGCACTGCCATCTCAACAGTTGCTTGGTTTGGGTGGACAGCTGTCTGTTTCTCAACCTCAGGTTCACCAGACTGCTTCATCTGCTGCAGTCCTACCAACCCCTCTGGATATTAACCTAAAACCCCATTCTGTATCTATCGTTCCCAACCAATTGCGGCCTCCTGCTTCTGTGTTACAGCAACCACCTCTTCAGCAGCCGCCTTCTCAATTAGCTCAGATGCTGTCACAACAGACACAAACTCTGCAGGCAAGCTTTCAGTCGTCTCAGCAAGCATTCTCCCAACTGCAACAACAGTTGCAGCTGATGCAGCCATCAAATCAAGGTTTAACGTCACTGCAGAGTTCTCAGGCAATTAAACAGCAG ACTCAATGGGCTGGGATTGTACCACAGATAGTTGCCAGTACCCTAGCTACCACTGCACCAGCTACTGATGTGCCTTCATCCAAATCTGCTGCTCCTGTTGTACCTTTACTTACCCAGGCTGTGGCTCCTGTAAAATGTAACTGGACAGAGCACACCTCTCCTGATGGATACAAGTACTATCATAATGGTGTAACTGGTGAAAGCCGG TGGGAGAAACCTGAAGAGTTGGCATTATTAGAACAGAAGCATCATCAAAAACCACAAGTTCAGCAGCCTCAAGCCCAGTCTATCCCTCATGTTCCATCTACCCAGCAAGTTCGACAAACACAGCAGTTGCAGATGCAGGCTCAGCTTCAAACACAGCACCACCACCAGCAGCAGTTACAGCAGCCTACTTTGTCATCATTG CACCAGGTTTCTGGAGTTGCAGGTCACCAAAATATTCAG GATCCTGGTTATACACAATTACAGGTTGTAGCTGGTTCAGTGAATGACCCTACACGCTTCCAACAG GGCCTTCAGGCTTCTCAGGAGTGGATGTGGAAGAATAAGCCAGCAG GAACTTGA
- the LOC121245778 gene encoding flowering time control protein FCA-like isoform X1 produces MDGVGGGGFRPLSGAGGGFGANNHQAPLLSGQKRGFPFSDRGGSSPEHFDGGSFAKLFVGSVPRTATEEDIRPLFEVHGNVVEVALIKDKRTGLQQGCCFIKYATSEEADRAIRALHNQHTLPGGVGPIQVRYADGERERLGAVEYKLFVGSLNKHATEKEVEEIFSKYGRVEDVYLMRDNMKQSRGCGFVKYSHRDMAVAAINALNGIYTMRGCDQPLTVRFADPKRPRPGDSRGGPAFGGPGVGPRFQPPGARAGKNFGDPMGDRIPPNAWHPISPPNLRPPSNADIRGFGGQLFPRSSDMAVPLNPEKFQVGPLSGIDGVADSSHLRQAVTSQQSFNQSTPQLQPVGQQISPFQKPVQSPQHLPPSIQSHPQTSASYAQMQMPRASLQQLGHPQLPHSAGQTPFSQALPSQQLLGLGGQLSVSQPQVHQTASSAAVLPTPLDINLKPHSVSIVPNQLRPPASVLQQPPLQQPPSQLAQMLSQQTQTLQASFQSSQQAFSQLQQQLQLMQPSNQGLTSLQSSQAIKQQTQWAGIVPQIVASTLATTAPATDVPSSKSAAPVVPLLTQAVAPVKCNWTEHTSPDGYKYYHNGVTGESRWEKPEELALLEQKHHQKPQVQQPQAQSIPHVPSTQQVRQTQQLQMQAQLQTQHHHQQQLQQPTLSSLHQVSGVAGHQNIQDPGYTQLQVVAGSVNDPTRFQQGLQASQEWMWKNKPAGT; encoded by the exons ATGGACGGCGTTGGGGGAGGAGGTTTCAGGCCACTGAGCGGCGCTGGTGGAGGTTTCGGTGCAAATAATCATCAAGCTCCGCTGCTTTCGGGTCAGAAGCGAGGGTTCCCTTTCTCTGACCGCGGAGGCTCGTCACCAG AGCATTTTGATGGTGGCAGTTTTGCCAAACTTTTTGTTGGATCTGTTCCAAGGACAGCCACTGAGGAAGAT ATTCGCCCTTTGTTTGAAGTACATGGAAATGTTGTAGAGGTTGCTCTGATCAAAGATAAGAGAACAGGACTGCAACAAG GCtgttgttttataaaatatgccACCTCAGAAGAAGCTGATAGGGCCATAAGAGCATTGCACAATCAACATACTCTTCCCGGG GGAGTGGGTCCTATACAAGTCAGATATGCTGATGGAGAACGAGAACGCCTTG GTGCCGTTGAGTACAAATTGTTTGTCGGCTCGCTGAACAAACATGCTACGGAAAAGGAAGTTGAGGAA ATTTTTTCCAAGTATGGCAGAGTAGAAGATGTTTACCTCATGCGTGATAATATGAAGCAGAGTCGTG GATGTGGTTTTGTTAAATACTCTCACAGAGACATGGCAGTGGCAGCAATAAATGCTCTTAATGGAATCTATACAATGaga GGTTGTGATCAACCATTGACGGTCCGATTTGCTGATCCTAAGAGACCCAGGCCTGGAGATTCAAG gGGTGGTCCTGCATTTGGAGGTCCAGGTGTAGGTCCTCGTTTTCAGCCACCAGGGGCTAG AGCAGGAAAGAATTTTGGTGACCCTATGGGTGATAGAATTCCACCCAATGCTTGGCATCCAATCAGTCCACCTAATTTAAGGCCACCCTCTAATGCAGATATTCGTGGCTTTGGGGGCCAGTTGTTTCCTAGGTCTAGTGACATGGCAGTGCCTTTGAATCCG GAAAAATTCCAGGTTGGTCCTTTGAGTGGCATTGATGGCGTTGCTGATAGTTCCCATTTGAGACAGGCAGTTACATCGCAACAG AGTTTTAACCAGTCAACGCCACAACTTCAACCAGTCGGCCAGCAAATATCACCATTCCAGAAGCCTGTTCAGTCGCCTCAGCACTTGCCACCTTCCATTCAATCTCACCCTCAGACTTCAGCATCCTACGCACAAATGCAGATGCCCCGTGCATCACTACAGCAGCTTGGTCACCCACAGCTTCCTCATTCTGCCGGTCAAACCCCCTTTAGTCAAGCACTGCCATCTCAACAGTTGCTTGGTTTGGGTGGACAGCTGTCTGTTTCTCAACCTCAGGTTCACCAGACTGCTTCATCTGCTGCAGTCCTACCAACCCCTCTGGATATTAACCTAAAACCCCATTCTGTATCTATCGTTCCCAACCAATTGCGGCCTCCTGCTTCTGTGTTACAGCAACCACCTCTTCAGCAGCCGCCTTCTCAATTAGCTCAGATGCTGTCACAACAGACACAAACTCTGCAGGCAAGCTTTCAGTCGTCTCAGCAAGCATTCTCCCAACTGCAACAACAGTTGCAGCTGATGCAGCCATCAAATCAAGGTTTAACGTCACTGCAGAGTTCTCAGGCAATTAAACAGCAG ACTCAATGGGCTGGGATTGTACCACAGATAGTTGCCAGTACCCTAGCTACCACTGCACCAGCTACTGATGTGCCTTCATCCAAATCTGCTGCTCCTGTTGTACCTTTACTTACCCAGGCTGTGGCTCCTGTAAAATGTAACTGGACAGAGCACACCTCTCCTGATGGATACAAGTACTATCATAATGGTGTAACTGGTGAAAGCCGG TGGGAGAAACCTGAAGAGTTGGCATTATTAGAACAGAAGCATCATCAAAAACCACAAGTTCAGCAGCCTCAAGCCCAGTCTATCCCTCATGTTCCATCTACCCAGCAAGTTCGACAAACACAGCAGTTGCAGATGCAGGCTCAGCTTCAAACACAGCACCACCACCAGCAGCAGTTACAGCAGCCTACTTTGTCATCATTG CACCAGGTTTCTGGAGTTGCAGGTCACCAAAATATTCAG GATCCTGGTTATACACAATTACAGGTTGTAGCTGGTTCAGTGAATGACCCTACACGCTTCCAACAG GGCCTTCAGGCTTCTCAGGAGTGGATGTGGAAGAATAAGCCAGCAG GAACTTGA
- the LOC121245778 gene encoding flowering time control protein FCA-like isoform X5: MDGVGGGGFRPLSGAGGGFGANNHQAPLLSGQKRGFPFSDRGGSSPEHFDGGSFAKLFVGSVPRTATEEDIRPLFEVHGNVVEVALIKDKRTGLQQGCCFIKYATSEEADRAIRALHNQHTLPGGVGPIQVRYADGERERLGAVEYKLFVGSLNKHATEKEVEEIFSKYGRVEDVYLMRDNMKQSRGCGFVKYSHRDMAVAAINALNGIYTMRGCDQPLTVRFADPKRPRPGDSRGGPAFGGPGVGPRFQPPGARAGKNFGDPMGDRIPPNAWHPISPPNLRPPSNADIRGFGGQLFPRSSDMAVPLNPEKFQVGPLSGIDGVADSSHLRQAVTSQQSFNQSTPQLQPVGQQISPFQKPVQSPQHLPPSIQSHPQTSASYAQMQMPRASLQQLGHPQLPHSAGQTPFSQALPSQQLLGLGGQLSVSQPQVHQTASSAAVLPTPLDINLKPHSVSIVPNQLRPPASVLQQPPLQQPPSQLAQMLSQQTQTLQASFQSSQQAFSQLQQQLQLMQPSNQGLTSLQSSQAIKQQTQWAGIVPQIVASTLATTAPATDVPSSKSAAPVVPLLTQAVAPVKCNWTEHTSPDGYKYYHNGVTGESRWEKPEELALLEQKHHQKPQVQQPQAQSIPHVPSTQQVRQTQQLQMQAQLQTQHHHQQQLQQPTLSSLHQVSGVAGHQNIQVVAGSVNDPTRFQQASQEWMWKNKPAGT, from the exons ATGGACGGCGTTGGGGGAGGAGGTTTCAGGCCACTGAGCGGCGCTGGTGGAGGTTTCGGTGCAAATAATCATCAAGCTCCGCTGCTTTCGGGTCAGAAGCGAGGGTTCCCTTTCTCTGACCGCGGAGGCTCGTCACCAG AGCATTTTGATGGTGGCAGTTTTGCCAAACTTTTTGTTGGATCTGTTCCAAGGACAGCCACTGAGGAAGAT ATTCGCCCTTTGTTTGAAGTACATGGAAATGTTGTAGAGGTTGCTCTGATCAAAGATAAGAGAACAGGACTGCAACAAG GCtgttgttttataaaatatgccACCTCAGAAGAAGCTGATAGGGCCATAAGAGCATTGCACAATCAACATACTCTTCCCGGG GGAGTGGGTCCTATACAAGTCAGATATGCTGATGGAGAACGAGAACGCCTTG GTGCCGTTGAGTACAAATTGTTTGTCGGCTCGCTGAACAAACATGCTACGGAAAAGGAAGTTGAGGAA ATTTTTTCCAAGTATGGCAGAGTAGAAGATGTTTACCTCATGCGTGATAATATGAAGCAGAGTCGTG GATGTGGTTTTGTTAAATACTCTCACAGAGACATGGCAGTGGCAGCAATAAATGCTCTTAATGGAATCTATACAATGaga GGTTGTGATCAACCATTGACGGTCCGATTTGCTGATCCTAAGAGACCCAGGCCTGGAGATTCAAG gGGTGGTCCTGCATTTGGAGGTCCAGGTGTAGGTCCTCGTTTTCAGCCACCAGGGGCTAG AGCAGGAAAGAATTTTGGTGACCCTATGGGTGATAGAATTCCACCCAATGCTTGGCATCCAATCAGTCCACCTAATTTAAGGCCACCCTCTAATGCAGATATTCGTGGCTTTGGGGGCCAGTTGTTTCCTAGGTCTAGTGACATGGCAGTGCCTTTGAATCCG GAAAAATTCCAGGTTGGTCCTTTGAGTGGCATTGATGGCGTTGCTGATAGTTCCCATTTGAGACAGGCAGTTACATCGCAACAG AGTTTTAACCAGTCAACGCCACAACTTCAACCAGTCGGCCAGCAAATATCACCATTCCAGAAGCCTGTTCAGTCGCCTCAGCACTTGCCACCTTCCATTCAATCTCACCCTCAGACTTCAGCATCCTACGCACAAATGCAGATGCCCCGTGCATCACTACAGCAGCTTGGTCACCCACAGCTTCCTCATTCTGCCGGTCAAACCCCCTTTAGTCAAGCACTGCCATCTCAACAGTTGCTTGGTTTGGGTGGACAGCTGTCTGTTTCTCAACCTCAGGTTCACCAGACTGCTTCATCTGCTGCAGTCCTACCAACCCCTCTGGATATTAACCTAAAACCCCATTCTGTATCTATCGTTCCCAACCAATTGCGGCCTCCTGCTTCTGTGTTACAGCAACCACCTCTTCAGCAGCCGCCTTCTCAATTAGCTCAGATGCTGTCACAACAGACACAAACTCTGCAGGCAAGCTTTCAGTCGTCTCAGCAAGCATTCTCCCAACTGCAACAACAGTTGCAGCTGATGCAGCCATCAAATCAAGGTTTAACGTCACTGCAGAGTTCTCAGGCAATTAAACAGCAG ACTCAATGGGCTGGGATTGTACCACAGATAGTTGCCAGTACCCTAGCTACCACTGCACCAGCTACTGATGTGCCTTCATCCAAATCTGCTGCTCCTGTTGTACCTTTACTTACCCAGGCTGTGGCTCCTGTAAAATGTAACTGGACAGAGCACACCTCTCCTGATGGATACAAGTACTATCATAATGGTGTAACTGGTGAAAGCCGG TGGGAGAAACCTGAAGAGTTGGCATTATTAGAACAGAAGCATCATCAAAAACCACAAGTTCAGCAGCCTCAAGCCCAGTCTATCCCTCATGTTCCATCTACCCAGCAAGTTCGACAAACACAGCAGTTGCAGATGCAGGCTCAGCTTCAAACACAGCACCACCACCAGCAGCAGTTACAGCAGCCTACTTTGTCATCATTG CACCAGGTTTCTGGAGTTGCAGGTCACCAAAATATTCAG GTTGTAGCTGGTTCAGTGAATGACCCTACACGCTTCCAACAG GCTTCTCAGGAGTGGATGTGGAAGAATAAGCCAGCAG GAACTTGA